CCGCATAGAACAGCCGCGCGCACATCGCGTCGCCCGGCTCCATGGCGCGGGGGATCAGGGTCAGGCGCGCCTCTGCCGCCCATTTCTTGATCTCGGGCGCTGCATTGGCGGCGACCACCGTCAGGTTGGCCTCGGTCTTCAATAGCAGCCGCAGCTTGGCAAGCGCCGCTTCGCCGCCGCCAGAGACGACCACGCGGCGACCTTCCAGGGCCATAAAGATCGGGAAATGCTTCATCGGAGCCTGTCCTTCGTTGTCTTGGCTCTAAAATTAGAAAATATTCCTAAGAAAGCCTATCCCTGCACGCAGATAAGGAATATTGTTCGCCAAAATTGGAAATCAGGAACCCCTGTTTCGAAAATAAGGACCTGTTGGAATGAACGTGCGGCTGGACGACACAGACCGGAAAATTCTCGCGGCGCTGCAAGAGGACGCCTCACAGAGTCTTGATGAAATTGCCAAGAAAACAGGCAGTTCAAAGACGCCGGTGTGGAACAGAATCAAGAAGTTGCGCGCCGCGGGGGTCATCAAATACGACACCTCGGTGCTCGATCCGGAAAAGCTGGGGCTGGAGGCCTGCTTCTTCGTGCTCATCCGCACGTCCGAGCATGAGGCCGATTGGCAAGACCGGTTCCTGCGCACGCTGCAGGCCCGCCCCGAGGTGATGGAGGCGCACCGGCTGGCGGGCGACATTGATTACATCCTGAAAGTTCGCGTCCACAACGCCCGCGCCTATGACGCGTTCTATCAGGCGTTGATTTCGGAAGTGCGTATCTTCAACGTGACCGCCTTGCTGTCGATGGAAGAGATCAAATCCACCACCGCTTTGCCGCTTTAGCTGGCGAGCGCCGCGGGCTCCGGCTCTGCAAGGCGGCGAGATGCAAACAGCGGTGCGTCGTCGAAGTCGATCTTCTTGGCCGCCCGCGCGCTGCCGGTGACCGAAGCCAGGGCGATCTGCGAGATGAGCTGCGCACTGAGCGTCGGCGAGGCCATGCCAGCCAGGCTTGGTAGCAGATCGTAAAGTTCGTCCACATCAGCATCCGTTCGGTCGGTCAAGATCACGGTCTTGACGAAGGGCGCGCGTTTTTCCGCGGACAGAGCCACCGCATGGGTCAACCGCCCGCCGACCCGTTCGGTCATGACGATCAGATCGAAAATCCACGCCCGCGCATGGGCCTGCGCCATCATCACGCTTTCAGAATTGATCACCGTGAAGCCTTGCTTCGCCAGCACATCGGTCAGGTGATGGTGGATATTTGGATCATCGGACAGGATCAGGGCGTGCATGGCGACCTCGGGCAGCTGGGGCGTCTTTTCGCCAAGCTAGCGGCTGATCGGTAAAGATTGTCCTAAGGGATGCACTTTTCTCTCGCGGCGGCTGAGAAGTCCTGGAGAGACGACGTCCGACCTCGTGAATGATGATCTCAGTAAGCGGCAAACGCCCGTTCTGAGCCCATACCTACCAAGATGCCGCGTCGCGACGAATGTCCGGTTTAGGATCCAGCTTAGCTCGGCTTGTTCCCTCGACGCTGCGCAAGCTCACGATAGAGTGCGGGTGGGCTCACGCCGATCCAATCAGCGACGCGCACCCACTCACCTTCTTTCGGGCGGCCAAAGAGTTCGAGATAAGCATCCAGACGATCTGCCACCTTTCGTCTGCGCATAATCTCAATGCGAGTGCGCAAACTCTGTACCTCTCTTGCTGTGCGCGCGAAAGCCTTGATCGAAAGACGGTCTGACGAGGCGACATTCTCCAAATGCGCGATCAACTTGGCTTTGGGGATCATAGAGACTGTTGTCGTGATATCCGTCACAGCATCGCAGTGATATCGATCCGCAAAAAGGGACGCTTCGGCCACCAGACCTCCTGTATTTGCTGTATGTAGTGTCAAAAGCCCACCATCTTGCAGCGCCCGCTGTAAGAAGAGTCGCCCATCACTGACCAGAAACGCCCATTCAACTTGGTCGCCTCGCCTAAACAGCGTTTCGCCCGCGTCCAACGTTCGTTTGGGTGCGCCATCAAAATACTGAAGCCAATGATCTGACATGGTTTCTATCATGTTCATTTTCGCCCACGTCATGCAATGCCTTCGTGCAAAAGCTGGATCGATCAAGGACTTCAATTATGGGTATCAAACACTTTGCACTTCTTTTGATGGCTTTCCCTAATAATGCGTTGTCTCAAACCCACGATGGAAGTCATGGTTCGACGCCTTCCGCCTATGCAGGTGAAGAAACTCGCTTGATCAAGTCTCTTTCGGAACAAGACCTAGAAGAAATCGCGCATGGCGGCGGATGGGGACTCGCACGCGCCGCCGAGCTCAATGGTGTTCCAGGGCCCACTCACCTTCTTGAGCTTGCCGTTGAAGTCGGTCTGACTGATCAGCAGCGCGAGGATATCGAGGCGATCCGGGCGCAGATGCAAGCAGACGCCATAACTGCCGGGGAGCGGTTCGTCGCGGCAGAACGAGCGCTGGACGAAGCTTTTCAACAAGGTGCACCTAATGCGGAAGCGCTCAAACGGCTGGTGGCCGAAGCAGGTAAAGCGCGGGCAGCTCTCCGCCTCGTCCATCTGAATGCACATCTTTTGACTTTGCCTTTGCTGACAAATGCCCAAGTCAGCCAGTACTCGGTCTTGCGCGGTTATTCAGATGATCCCTGTGCCTCTGTTCCTGAGGGGCATGACCCGGAGATGTGGCGTAGCCATAACGGATGCAATTAGGCTCGATTACGGCGACACATCCTCGTGACTTGTCAAAGTCCTATACCCCCAGTAGGTATTGGGCATGTTTCGCTTGGTGCTGTCGATCCTTCTTGTCGTTGCCTTCGCTGGTGCTTCCACCGCGTCTGTCATGCATGGCTTGAGCCACGGATCGGACCACGTAAACCACCACGTGGACATGACCGAAAGCGATCCTTTGGCTGATGCTGAGAAGGCACTCGCGGACTGCTGCGACGCCACCAGCGGCATGGGGTCAATGCCCTGTTTTGGCGATCTCGCGGCCACTTCTGCTATTTTACAGGTCATTCCCGCGAGCAGATCGGTTGTTAGTGTTCTGTACGCTGATTTCGACTTTGCAAATCTGACGCTCGCTGTCCCAACCGGTCCTCCGAAAGTCTGAGCGGCAACGGGCGCTGGCCCGCAGTCTATTCAACTTTCAAATCAAAGGACCGACAGACATGATCACACGTCGTCACTTCACCACCCTATCTGCAACAGCTCTTGTCATGGCTGCCCTGCCTGCTCGTGCTGGCACACCTATGCGCGTTCTCGCCTCACCAGGCTGCGGATGCTGTCACGCCTGGGCTGACCTAGCTCGCGCACGCGGCTACGCCGTCACCGTCGAGGAACTGACCGACCCCAATGCGCAGAAGTCAGAGCGTGGCATTCCGCTTGAGCTCGCCTCCTGTCACACCATTGAAGCGGATGGATATGTCTTCGAAGGCCATGTGCCGTTCGAAGCATTGGAAGCCGTTTTGCAGGATCGCCCAGACATCACTGGGCTTGCTGTTCCGGGCATGCCGATGGGCTCTCCCGGCATGGGCGACGACCCGTCTGCCCGCTACGATGTCATTGCATTTGGTGGAGAGGCTGGCACCGGCACGGTATACTACCGCGCTGGCACGGCACAGCCGTTCGACACCTGATGGTAAGTCGGAAAGCCGTTTTACTAACCGGTGGGCTCACGCTCACCGGTTTCGCCGCCGCATTTGTTCTGGCGCAACCTTCCCAAACGGTTGGTATTTTGACGCCTGACGACGCCGAAGTGATCGCCGTGGGCCAAGGCATCTACGCAGACCAATGTGCCGCTTGCCATGGTGCGCGCCTAGAAGGGCGGCCAAACTGGCGGATACGTGGAGAAGATGGACTGCTGCCAGCACCGCCACATGACGCAACAGGCCATACGTGGCACCATGATGATGAAACGCTTTTTACCCTGACCAAATATGGGCTTGCCGGTCTGATGGAGAACGCGCCACCATCCGGCATGCCTGTCTATGAGGGTGTGCTCAGCGATGAAGAAATTATTGCGGTGCTCTCCTTCATCAAGTCGACTTGGCCAGATGACCTTCGTCAGTATCACGACGAACTGAATGCACAGTCCGAATAGAGGAAAATTCAGATGTTCAAACAAACTCTTCTCGGCTTGGCCGTTGTAGTTGCTCCCGCTCTTGCCTTTGCCCATTCGAAGTCTGAGGCCACAACACCCGCCGACGGCGCGGCAGTCACAGAAGTGCCGGAGCTTTCAATGCGGTTCGATGATCCGATGCGCATCATTTCGGTCTCGCTCACCTCTCCAGATGGAGATGTCGAAATCGAACGCGAGACAGGTATGGACCCCGCTACAGAGTTCCGGGCTTTACCATTGGAAGAGCTTGAGCCTGGAAGCTATCGCTTCGACTGGCGCGGTATGGCGTCGGACGGCCATCCGATGCAGGGCAGCTTCTTCTTCACGGTCACTGAGTGACCGGACTCGCACCGATCGACGGTCTTGTCGTTTTGGCCATCTTAGCCAAGGCGATTGGCTATAGCGCGGCGCTCATCGCTATCGGCGGCGTGCTGTTTTCCTTCATCTTCGCAAAGCGTGCTGAGGTGTCTGTCCTTCATCTGGCACGGAAGCTCGCTATCGGTGCTGCGCTTGTCGGTCTCGCCGTGCTGGCCGTCCGGTTCGGCATCCGCGCGGCACGGATTTCCGGCATGGGTTTTGAGGGCGCGACCGACCCAATGATGCTTGGCTTCGCATGGGAAAGTCCACTTGGCAACGCCGCGATTTGGCGTGGGATAGGAGAAGTCGCGATACTAGCACTTTTGATCCCCCGTTTCGGACAATGGATCGCCATGGCGGGGACCGTTGCTGTAGCAATATCCTTTGCTCAGGTGGGCCACGCTCTTGGAGAACCAAGAGCGGCGTTGGCCGTCTTGCTGGTACTGCATCTTCTAGCCGCTGCTTTCTGGGTTGGCGCTCTCATACCCTTGCGGCGGGCAGCACTTGCTCCAGCCGGTGCTGATCTGTTGCATTATTTTGGTAATCTCGCCGCTGGCGGAGTAGCGGCTCTAATCCTCGCAGGCACATCGCTCGCTTGGCTGCTTTCAGGCTCTGCCACTGCGTTATTTGGAACGGCCTACGGCTTAGCACTTCTGGTCAAAGTCGCGATTGTTACGGTCCTCCTGGGCTTTGCGGCTTGGAATAAGGTGAGGCTGGTCCCCGATTTACGCGCCGAGAAACCCGGTGCAGCCCATGCCCTGAGGCGTTCTATTTCAATGGAAATTCTGGCCGTTGTTCTAATCCTGCTGGCAACTGCAACCATCACCAGTGTATCGACGCCACCCGTCAATCTTTGACCGCTTAGCCCCGCGCCTTGTCGAGCAATTCAAGCAATTCGGTGAACTTTGCTCGTTGGTTCTCCCGATCACCTGATGCAAGTGCATCCTCGATGCAATGGGATGCATGATCGTCAATCACGAGCTTTTCGACGCCTTTCAGCGCTGCACGTACTGCCGCGATTTGCGTCAAAACATCAACGCAATAGCGGTCCTCTTCGACCATCCGGGCAATCCCTCGGACCTGACCCTCCAGGCGTTTGAGGCGTTTTAAAGTGGCTTCGCGATTTTCGTGCATAGTCTCTTTTCGCATGCTGGCACACAAAAAGTCGAGTGAGTGCGGAACCAAAGCTCACACTCTTGAATATATACCCCATGGGGGTATATAGAATTAAGAAATGCTCACGCAAGGAAATTGACGGAGAAGCCAATGCCCAAAGACACGCGCGACGTCGCCGACATTGATACAAACCCGGTCGAAATGGCGGTGGGCAAAACGGCTGTGCTATACCGGATGGCCCTGCCAGATCATCTCTGCCCATCCGGTCAAAAGGCGCGCTGGCTTCTTGAACGTCAGGGATATGATGTCGATGACAGGCTCTTTCGAGCTCGCGCCGAAGTTGACGCTTTTAAGGCCGAGCACGACGTCAAGACGACTCCCCAAGCATGGATCGAAGGCGAACGCGTTGGCGGCTATACGGACCTGCGCGAAAAGCTGACCGGCTGGGACCCGAAGGCAACCACCTACCGGCCAGTGCTTCATCTCTTCGCCGTGGCAGCTCTGACTGCAATCGCGCTCTCCATTGGGTTCCTTGGCGCAATCACTTGGCAAACACTCGGCTGGTTCATCTCGGTCTCGATGATCCTTCTCGGCATGCAGAAACTACGCGATATCGAGGGCTTCTCCACGATGTTCCTCAACTACGATCTTCTTGCGCGGAGATGGGTCCCCTACGCATATATCTATCCATTCGTAGAAACAGGCGCGGGCATCTTAATGACCGGCATGATCCTAACTTGGGTGTCAGCTCCTGCGGCACTTTTCGTTGCTGGCATTGGAGCCGTCAGCGTCTTTAAGGCCGTCTACATCGACAAACGTGAGCTCAAATGCGCCTGTGTTGGCGGAAATTCAAACGTGCCGCTTGGGTTCGTTAGCCTCACCGAAAATCTAATGATGGTCGGAATGGCAGTTGTGATGCTTTGGCTGATGGTTTGAGCGCGTAATTCTTCAGTCCCTTCGCCCTCAAACATCAAAGAGGACCTCTAGATTCAGGTATTGAACGGCAGGTTTGTCCGCATTCCGGACATCGAATTGAGAAAACTGCTTCGGCACGTCTTAAGTCGCGACGTCACCTGTGGTCATGATACGGTGCTCCCGGGGGGTGATTTGGGCGAGTTCTCAGCGAGGCAGGCTACCGTGACAGAGCGTCCAGCACGCGGACCCAGGAGCGGATGCCCTTGTGGAAGCTTGACAAATCGTACTTCTCGTTGGGCGAGTGGATCTGGTCGTCATCCTTGCCAAAGCCGATCAGCATCGCATCCATGCCAAGGATGTCCTTGAAATAGCCCGCGATCGGGATCGAGCCGCCGCAGCCGACGAAAGCGGCCTCCCGCGGCCACTCGTCGGACAGCGCGGCGCGCGCCTTCTCGAAGGCGGGGTGGTCGGTGGACATCTCGGCGGCCGGCGAGGCGCCATGCTCCTGGAACGACACCGTGCAATCGCCCGGCAGCTGGCTTTGCACATAGGCGCGGAAGCTCTCGCGCAGCTTGTGGGGGTCCTGGCCGGGGACCAGCCGGAAACTGATCTTGGCCGACGCCACCGAGGGCAGCACCGTCTTGAACCCGTCGCCCTGGTAGCCGCCGGTGATGCCGTTGACCTCGCAGGTGGGGCGCGACCAGATCATCTCGAGTCCGGTGCGGCCGTCTTCGCCTGCGGGCACGCCAAGGCCGACCTCGCCCAGGAACTCCGCCTCCGAGAAGCCCAGATCACCCCACTGGCCCGCGATATCCGTGGGCAGCTCTGCCACGCCATCGTAGAAGCCCGGCACGGTGATGCGGCCGGACGCGTCATGGAGCGAGGCGATGATGCCTGCAAGCACCCGGATCGGGTTGCGCGCGATGCCGCCATACATGCCCGAATGCAGGTCCTTGTTCGGGCCAGTGATCGTGACCTCCTCGCCCAGAAGACCGCGCAGGCGGGTGACGATGGCGGGGGTCTCCTCGCCGAACAGCCCCGTGTCGCAGATCAGCGCCACATCGGCCCGCAGCTCCTCGCGGTTCTGCTTCATGAAGGGCACCAGCGAGGGCGAGCCGCTTTCCTCTTCGCCCTCGAAGAAGACGGAGACTTTGACCGGCAGCGCGCCATGGACTGCCTTCCACGCGCGGCAGGCCTCGACAAAGGTCATCAGCTGGCCCTTGTCATCCGAGGCCCCGCGGCCCCGGATCACGCGGCCTTTCGGTGTGTCTTCCAAAGCGGGCTCGAACGGCGGGGTGTCCCATAGCGACAGCGGGTCCACCGGCTGCACGTCGTAATGGCCGTAGAACATCACGTGGGGGCCGTCGCCCTTGGCGTGGCCCATCACCATCGGGTGGCCAGGGGTGGTGCGTTTCGAGGCCTGGAAGCCCAGCGACGTCAGATCGTCGACCAGCCAGTCGGCGGCGCGGTCACAGTCGTCCTTGTAGGCCGGGTCGGTCGAGATCGAGGGGATGCGCAACAGCTCCAATAGGCGCTCCACCGCCGCGTCGATATCTGCGTCCACCTGTGCGAGTGCCTGCTCCAGCCCCATGTCGATCAGCCCCCATGCCGTCGTTAAATTCGCATTTACCGTATCAGCCGGGGGCGGGCTGTCCAGCGCCAAGCACGTTGACGCGAGGTGCGCGAAACAATGTCCTTTCCCCCCTTGCGACTGGCGCTAGTTTTCGGCGTAATCGGACGCAACAATCGCGCCACATCGAGGGGTATATTGCATGTTTTCAACTCTGCGCTGCGGCATGGCTGCTTTGGCCCTCACCGCGATGGCGTTGCCCGCCTTGGGTGAGTCGCTCAGCTTCAAGGACGCGCGCAAGGCTGTGCCCAAAGGCAGCCGCACCGTGGCGACCCTGATCGACACCTCTTTTCTGGATGACAAGCAGCAGGCGATCGTCAAATCGCTGGAGGCCAACATCCCCTATTACGGCGCGCTGGCGCTGACGCCCTCGGAAGGCCTGTTCGTCGAATGGCTGAATGCCGCCGGGCAGCACCACTCGATCGAGGCAGCGCGCGCGGCGGCGCTTGATCATTGCGAGGCGAACCGCAAGCGGGCGTCGGCGCCGTGCGTCGTGGTGCTGGAAGTCGCCCCGCGTGGCGCAAAGGACGGGGTGGCGCTCAGCCTGTCGGCGCCCGCCAACGAGGTGCTGCGTGACGAGTACCGCAAGCTCAAGTCGCCCAAAGCCATGGCCATCTCGGAAAGCACAGGCGCCTTCGGGATCGCCGCGGGCGATGCGGCAGGGGCGATCAAGACCTGCGGGGCAGCGGGGGCAACCGATTGCAAGGTCGTCGTGGCCGACTGACGGCGCGCGTGGCCCTGTTCGATCCATCGCAGGTCGCCTCCCTGCTCGCGCGCTGCCCGCGCCATCAGGTGACGCCGCTTCTGGATCTTGTGATTTCTAAGCGAGGCGTCCGGGTGAAGGACGAAAGCGCCCGGATGGGCCTCGGCTCGTTCAAGGCGCTGGGCGGGGCCTACGCGGCGCTCCGCCTGATCGAGCGGGCGGGAACAGCTGATCTGACCTTTGTGACCGCGAGTGCGGGCAATCATGGCCTGTCCGTCGCGGCGGGCGCGCAAGCCTTCGGGGCGCGGGCCCGCATATATCTCAGCGCCACGGTGCCAGAGCCCTTCGCCGCGCGCCTGCGCGCGCTTGGTGCGGAGGTGGTGCGCTCTGGCGCGGATTACGAGGCGTCGGTGCGGGCCGCCATCAAAGACGCCCGCGAGACCGGCGCCTGCCACCTCGCCGATGGATCCTGGCCGGGCTACACCGAGCCACCGCGGCTGGTGATGGAGGGCTATACGGTCATTGCCGAAGAGCTGGCTTCGCAATTGCGCGCCGTGGGCACGTGGCCGGACGCGGTCTATCTGCACGCCGGTGTCGGCGGGATGGCCGCCGCCGTGACAGAGCGGATCAGGGCCGGGTGGGACGTGCAGCCCCGCATCGCCATCGTCGAGCCGGAAGCCGCGCCTTGCCTCAAGGCCAGTGTCGCGGCGGGCCAGCTTGTCACGGTCGAGGGTCCGGTATCGGCGCTGGGGCGGCTCGACTGCAAACAGGCCTCAATGCTGGCCTATGAGATTTTGCGCGATCAGGCGGACAGTTTTGTCACCGTGTCGGAGGCCGAGGCGGAGCACGCCGCTTGCATTCTGACGGGCGCTGGCCACGCGACGACGCCTTCCGGTGCGGCCGGATTGGCAGCGTGTCTGAGGGAAGATGCCGCCCACCCGCTGATCATCCTCAGCGAAGGGGCGGAGTAGGAGCCGATCCGAGCAGGGTAGACCGGCCCCCACCCGGTGCCTAGCTCAAGGCCTTCCAGTAGACGATCTTGTCTTCCCCCGGGGCCCAGAAGTCACGGATGCGTGCCTCTTCGGCGTAGCCCAGTTTGCGGTAGAGCCCGCGCGCCGGGGCCAGCTCTTCGGAGCTGGCGGTGTCGACGATCAAAAGCCGGGCGCCAAGATCGCGCAACCGCGCCTCAAGTCCCGAGACAATCGTCGCACCGTGACCTGATCGCTGCGCATCGGCCGCGACGCCGATGGCGCGCATGTTCCAGGTGCCTTCGGTCAATTGCTCCGGCTCGGCAAAGCAAAAGCCCAAAGGCTTATCGCCCTCGCGAAGCGTCAGCCAAAGCTGCATCGTGTCGCCGTTCAGGTAGCTCGCGATCATGTCAGGCAGCATCTCGCCGGGGAAGAGCGCGATCCGGTCGAGCAGGTCTTGAAGCGGCGCGATATCGGCCGCGGTGGTTTGGGTCAGTGTCATTGGATATTTGTCTTTCAGTCGGTGCGCCATGCGCACACGGAATGTGTCGGGCCAAGGCCCGGTCGAAGTCTCGTGCCTCTTGCATCAAGAGAGCAGGTTAGCGGCGGGCCGCAATCGTCGACATAAACACTCCATCGCACCGGCCATCGTGCCGGGCGTGTGTACTTGTAGCATGGAGCGCGCGGGCGTGTCTTCTATCGCGGTCGGCGCGACGCTTATCGGCGTTTGACTTTTTCGTGGGGCGGCAAATTGTAGCCTATGCCCGGCGCGCTTTTGCAATATATACCGTCGCAACCACGCATTAAGAAGGCTGCCGCCCCCGTGACTTACGACGCTGCACTCGACGCCGCCCTGCAACGCCTGCATGACGAAGGCCGCTACCGGACCTTCATCGACGTGGAGCGGGTGCGCGGCAATTTCCCCCACGCGCAGTGGACGCGGGAGGACGGCACGACGCAGGACGTCACGATCTGGTGCGGAAATGATTATCTGGGCATGGGCCAGCACCCGGTGGTGCTGCGCGCGATGCACGAGGCGCTGGAGGCCACCGGCGCGGGCTCTGGCGGGACGCGAAACATCTCCGGGACGACCGTCTATCACAAGAGGCTCGAGGCGGAGCTGGCCGATCTGCACAAGAAAGAGGCAGCGCTGCTGTTCACCTCGGCCTACATCGCAAATGACGCAACGTTGTCGACCCTGCCCAAGCTCTTCCCCGGGCTCGTGATCCTCAGCGACAGCCTGAACCACGCCTCCATGATCGAAGGTATCCGCCGCAATGGCGGGGCAAAACGAATCTTCAAGCACAATGATCTCGACGACCTGCGCGCCCAGCTCGAGGCGATCCCGGCCAATGTGCCCAAGCTCATCGCGTTCGAGAGCGTCTATTCCATGGATGGCGACTTCGGCCCGATCGAGGCAATTTGCGATCTGGCCGATGAATTTGGCGCGCTGACCTATATCGACGAGGTCCACGCGGTGGGCATGTACGGCCCGCGCGGCGGCGGCGTGGCGGAGCGCGACGGCCTGATGGGGCGCATCGACATCATCAACGGCACGCTCGCGAAAGCGTATGGCGTGATGGGCGGCTACATCGCTGCGTCCGCCAAAATGTGCGACGCGATAAGATCTTATGCGCCGGGCTTCATCTTCACCACATCGCTGCCACCGGCTGTGGCGGCGGGGGCTGCGGCCTCGGTCGCGCATCTCAAGACCGACGCCGCGCTGCGCCAACGCCATCAGGATGCGGCGGCTGCGCTGAAGCTGCGGCTCAAGGGGCTAGGCCTGCCGCTGATCGACCATGGCAGCCACATCGTGCCGGTCCATGTGGGCGACCCGGTGAAGTGCAAGATGATCTCAGACATGCTGCTTGATCAGTACGGAATTTACGTGCAGCCGATCAACTTCCCGACCGTGCCCCGCGGCACTGAACGGCTGAGGTTTACGCCCTCTCCGGTGCACGGGCCGAAGGAAACTGACGCGCTTGTCAATGCGCTTGATGGGCTGTGGGGGCAGTGTGCGCTGAATCGCGCCGAGCTGGCCGGATAGCCGCATTCCACCCTGCACGACCTCACGCGTTTGTGCTATCTTAACCGAAATGCGGTCCGCTGGGGGCGAATCGGAACCGCAAAACGGGTAACGGAACAATAAAGCGGGCAGATGCTGATGCTGGGGCGATTTAAACAGCCCAAATCGGAGACAACCGAGGATACTCGGGGGTTCGACGCATATGAAATGCGTCTGGGCGATATGATGCGGGGCGAACGCGCCACGCTCGGCAAGTCGCTGCTCGATGTGCAGCGCGAGCTCAAGATCAAAGCCACCTACATTGCCGCCGTTGAAAACTGCGATCCATCCGTCTTCGAGACGCCGGGCTTCATCGCGGGCTACGTGCGATCCTACGCGCGCTATCTCGGAATGGACCCGGAATGGGCCTATGCGCGCTTTTGCGAAGAAAGCGGATTTGCGGGGGTCGAAGGGCTGTCCGGCGGGGCCGCCAAGAAAGAGGCGCCTGTGCGCTCCCGTGTCGTGGGCGAAGAGGCGATCATGCGCCCCGTCACGCCTTTCGCGCCGGTCTCAGAGAGCATCTTTTCCCGGGTTGAGCCGGGGGCCATCGGCTCCATCGCGGTCTTGTTCGCGCTGATCGGCGCGCTGGGCTATGGCGGCTATTCGGTGCTGCAGGAAATTCAACGCGTGCAATTCGCACCGGTCGATCAGTCGCCGGGCCTTGTGGCCGAGGTGTCGACCGCACCGACGGTGCCGACCGCGCCGGACATCGCCGCGCCGACCGAGGTCGCTAGCGGATTTGTAGCGCCAGCGCCCGACGCGCTGGATCGTCTCTACCGCCCACAGGCGTTGGAAGCGCCCGTTCTGACCGCGCGCGACGGGCCGATCGCGGCGCTTGATCCCAGCAGCATTGGCGCGTTGGTCGAGGACGGCGATGAGCGCTTCGCGGTGAGCCAGCTGACCGCGCCGGTCGA
The nucleotide sequence above comes from Litoreibacter ponti. Encoded proteins:
- a CDS encoding pyridoxal-phosphate dependent enzyme, translated to MALFDPSQVASLLARCPRHQVTPLLDLVISKRGVRVKDESARMGLGSFKALGGAYAALRLIERAGTADLTFVTASAGNHGLSVAAGAQAFGARARIYLSATVPEPFAARLRALGAEVVRSGADYEASVRAAIKDARETGACHLADGSWPGYTEPPRLVMEGYTVIAEELASQLRAVGTWPDAVYLHAGVGGMAAAVTERIRAGWDVQPRIAIVEPEAAPCLKASVAAGQLVTVEGPVSALGRLDCKQASMLAYEILRDQADSFVTVSEAEAEHAACILTGAGHATTPSGAAGLAACLREDAAHPLIILSEGAE
- a CDS encoding GNAT family N-acetyltransferase, which codes for MTLTQTTAADIAPLQDLLDRIALFPGEMLPDMIASYLNGDTMQLWLTLREGDKPLGFCFAEPEQLTEGTWNMRAIGVAADAQRSGHGATIVSGLEARLRDLGARLLIVDTASSEELAPARGLYRKLGYAEEARIRDFWAPGEDKIVYWKALS
- the hemA gene encoding 5-aminolevulinate synthase translates to MTYDAALDAALQRLHDEGRYRTFIDVERVRGNFPHAQWTREDGTTQDVTIWCGNDYLGMGQHPVVLRAMHEALEATGAGSGGTRNISGTTVYHKRLEAELADLHKKEAALLFTSAYIANDATLSTLPKLFPGLVILSDSLNHASMIEGIRRNGGAKRIFKHNDLDDLRAQLEAIPANVPKLIAFESVYSMDGDFGPIEAICDLADEFGALTYIDEVHAVGMYGPRGGGVAERDGLMGRIDIINGTLAKAYGVMGGYIAASAKMCDAIRSYAPGFIFTTSLPPAVAAGAAASVAHLKTDAALRQRHQDAAAALKLRLKGLGLPLIDHGSHIVPVHVGDPVKCKMISDMLLDQYGIYVQPINFPTVPRGTERLRFTPSPVHGPKETDALVNALDGLWGQCALNRAELAG
- a CDS encoding helix-turn-helix domain-containing protein, giving the protein MLGRFKQPKSETTEDTRGFDAYEMRLGDMMRGERATLGKSLLDVQRELKIKATYIAAVENCDPSVFETPGFIAGYVRSYARYLGMDPEWAYARFCEESGFAGVEGLSGGAAKKEAPVRSRVVGEEAIMRPVTPFAPVSESIFSRVEPGAIGSIAVLFALIGALGYGGYSVLQEIQRVQFAPVDQSPGLVAEVSTAPTVPTAPDIAAPTEVASGFVAPAPDALDRLYRPQALEAPVLTARDGPIAALDPSSIGALVEDGDERFAVSQLTAPVEPEFEAPTTPQVTALAQQGVVLFATRPAWVRVANADGSVLFEKILDAGETYTVPQTDETPILRAGNSGSLFFNVNGETYGPAGPGTSVAKNVALEIEAITENYALADTTEPLLSDTLTAMATTAVPAGDGASE